A genomic segment from Glycine max cultivar Williams 82 chromosome 1, Glycine_max_v4.0, whole genome shotgun sequence encodes:
- the LOC100782698 gene encoding uncharacterized protein, with product MEDVITEAAPPSRFLEEDLNIFTPPSPPLPTPFLIFPHNKLPLKPSLLIIALSPSSLALFNQTLTLTLTPLASLILPELPLSLPDHNASILPLSPDTLLAVVPFPVPPHRAHAVARTLLSIRPYSVLVLDSLDPTNFRGKLSSDEAVAFKLETSAERKMTSSEKLLGEELDYYPSGSVVDGLGAAILARCQVMNVRASLCFSWPRFDMSVVALIKGLLRRGVLRGFEFGLSDDGVLKIGKGRDRVLHSELYI from the coding sequence ATGGAAGACGTGATAACAGAAGCAGCACCCCCATCAAGGTTCCTGGAAGAAGACCTAAACATCTTCACACCCCCATCCCCACCTCTCCCCACACCCTTCCTCATCTTCCCACACAACAAACTACCCCTCAAACCCTCTCTTCTCATCATCGCCCTCTCCCCCTCCTCCCTCGCCCTCTTCAaccaaaccctaaccctaaccctaacccctctCGCCTCCCTCATCCTCCCAGAACTCCCCCTCTCCCTCCCCGACCACAACGCTTCCATCCTCCCCCTCTCCCCCGACACCCTCCTCGCCGTCGTGCCATTCCCCGTCCCTCCCCACCGCGCCCACGCCGTCGCCCGCACCCTCCTCTCGATCCGGCCCTACTCCGTCCTCGTCCTCGACTCCCTCGACCCCACCAACTTCCGCGGCAAGCTCTCCTCCGACGAGGCCGTGGCGTTCAAGCTCGAGACCTCCGCCGAGAGAAAAATGACCTCCTCCGAGAAGCTCTTGGGGGAAGAATTGGATTACTACCCTTCCGGGAGCGTTGTGGACGGGCTGGGTGCCGCGATCCTCGCGCGGTGCCAGGTGATGAACGTTAGGGCGAGCTTGTGCTTCTCGTGGCCTCGGTTTGATATGTCTGTGGTGGCGTTGATTAAGGGCTTGCTTCGGCGGGGCGTGCTTCGGGGGTTCGAGTTTGGTTTGAGTGATGACGGGGTTTTGAAAATTGGGAAGGGTAGGGATAGGGTTTTGCATTCTGAGTTGTATATTTGA
- the LOC100797542 gene encoding inorganic pyrophosphatase TTM2 codes for MAKDSADADSHHRRLGLLKDQVHLVKRKGSDRYEIAPIQDQLSFEKGFFIVIRACQLLSQKNDGIILVGVAGPSGAGKTIFTEKILNFMPSIAIISMDNYNDASRIVDGNFDDPRLTDYDTLLQNLHNLKEGKPVQVPIYDFKSSSRTGYRTVEAPSSRIVIIEGIYALSEKLRPLMDLRVSVTGGVHLDLVKRVIRDIQRAGQEPEEIIHQISETVYPMYKAFIEPDLQTAHIKIINKFNPFTGFQSPTYILKSGRNVEVDKIKAVLAEDFKETTEQTYDIYLLPPGEDPETCQSYLRMRNKDGKYSLMFEEWVTDNPFVISPRITFEVSVRLLGGLMALGYTIATILKRNSHVFSDDRVCVKLDWLEQLNRHYVQVQGRDRLVLKYIGEQLGIEGSYIPRTYIEQIQIEKLVNEVMALPDDLKTRLSLDEDLVSSPKEALSRASAGRVAMRNKHLRSGISQSYTNQRDKNLAKVTGYGANNRRFGESNSDSTAMPVNQGTINQLSDQISALNDRMDEFTNRIEELNSKLTIKKNSPSQQNMSLQAETCNGSAPTSYFITSLGSGSLTGSKMTNSSSSSQLAKDSPLMDEISSIARSQRQVMHQLDNLNNLLRGSLGEKSRPTRTNSGKSITMSSDSMGACVMAVVTVGCLGIFLMKGFLNKK; via the exons ATGGCAAAAGATTCTGCCGATGCTGATTCCCATCACAGGCGTCTTGGTCTTTTGAAAGATCAAGTTCACTTGGTTAAAAGGAAAGGCTCTGATCGCTATGAGATTGCTCCAATCCAAGACCAACTATCATTTGAGAAGGGGTTTTTCATAGTGATCCGTGCATGCCAATTGTTATCCCAAAAGAATGATGGAATAATATTGGTAGGGGTGGCAGGTCCTTCAGGGGCTGGGAAGACTATATTTACTGAAAAGATACTCAACTTCATGCCCAGCATTGCAATCATTTCAATGGATAATTACAATGATGCTAGTCGAATTGTTGATGGGAATTTTGATG ATCCACGCTTAACAGACTATGACACATTACTCCAGAATCTGCACAATTTAAAGGAAGGAAAGCCAGTTCAAGTTCCCATATATGATTTCAAGTCCAGTTCACGTACAGGATACAG GACAGTCGAAGCCCCGAGTTCTCGAATTGTGATTATAGAGGGCATCTATGCCTTGAGTGAGAAGTTGCGACCCCTGATGGACCTTCGAGTCTCTGTTACAGGAGGAGTTCACCTTGACCTTGTAAAACGAGTTATACGTGATATACAACGTGCTGGTCAAGAACCTGAAGAAATTATTCATCAAATATCAGAGACG GTGTATCCAATGTACAAGGCATTTATCGAGCCAGATCTCCAGACAGCACATATAAAAATCATCAACAAATTCAATCCATTTACTGGATTCCAGAGTCCTACTTATATATTAAAG TCAGGAAGGAATGTAGaagttgataaaattaaagCTGTTCTCGCTGAGGATTTTAAGGAAACAACAGAACAAACTTATGACATATATCTTCTACCACCCGGTGAAGATCCAGAAACTTGTCAATCATATTTACGGATGCGAAATAAGGATGGGAAATACAGTCTCATGTTTGAG GAATGGGTGACAGATAATCCAtttgtcatatcaccaagaaTTACTTTTGAGGTCAGTGTGCGCCTTCTTGGTGGACTAATGGCTTTGGGATACACAATAGCCACTATCCTTAAGAGAAACAGCCATGTCTTTTCTGATGATAGGGTTTGTGTAAAACTAGATTGGCTTGAGCAACTTAATAGACATTATGTTCAG GTACAAGGCAGAGATCGTTTAGTTCTAAAATACATAGGAGAACAGCTGGGTATAGAAGGTTCCTACATTCCTCGTACCTAcattgagcaaattcaaattgaaaagcttgTGAATGAGGTTATG GCTCTACCAGATGATTTGAAGACAAGGCTCAGCCTAGATGAGGATTTGGTGTCAAGCCCGAAAGAAGCACTATCTAGAGCTTCTGCCGGCAGAGTTGCCATGAGGAATAAACATCTGAGGAG TGGAATATCACAGTCGTATACCAATCAGAGGGACAAAAATCTAGCTAAGGTTACTGGATATGGTGCCAACAATAGAAGGTTTGGTGAAAGCAATTCAGATTCCACCGCAATGCCAGTAAATCAG GGAACCATCAATCAGCTTTCAGACCAAATTTCTGCCCTCAATGATAGAATGGACGAGTTTACAAATCGCATTGAAGAGCTGAATTCCAAGTTAACCATCAAGAAAAATTCTCcaagccaacaaaacatgtcaCTTCAAGCTGAGACATGCAATGGTTCTGCTCCCACCTCTTACTTCATCACTAGTTTGGGCAGTGGTTCCCTTACTGGATCTAAAATGACAAATTCCTCTTCGTCCTCGCAGTTAGCTAAAGATTCTCCTTTGATGGATGAG ATATCAAGCATCGCACGCAGTCAGCGTCAGGTCATGCATCAATTGGACAATCTCAATAATCTTCTCAGGGGGAGCTTGGGGGAGAAGTCTCGCCCAACAAGAACCAACAGCGGGAAAAGCATCACCATGTCATCGGATTCCATGGGAGCTTGTGTTATGGCGGTGGTCACAGTTGGTTGTTTGGGGATCTTCTTGATGAAGGGTTTTTTGAAcaaaaagtga
- the LOC100783236 gene encoding peroxidase 11: MNPSFPSKSFMYVVLIFCFLGATRLYASDPYLTLDYYASSCPTVFDIVRKEMECAVLSDPRNAAMIVRLHFHDCFVQGCDGSVLLDDTITLKGEKNAATNIHSLKGLGIVDKIKNIVESECPGIVSCADILTIAARDAVILVGGPYWDVPVGRKDSVTANFDLANTNLATPDESLLSIIAKFLYQGLSVTDMVALAGAHTIGMAQCKNFRSRIYGDFESTSMKNPISESHLSNLKSVCPPMGGGDNNITAMDYMTPNLFDNSFYQLLLNGEGLLNSDQEMYSSVFGIETRQLVKKYAADPLAFFRQFSESMVKMGNITNSESFFTGEVRKNCRFVNT; the protein is encoded by the exons ATGAATCCTTCCTTTCCTTCAAAATCCTTTATGTATGTTGTTcttatcttttgctttcttgGTGCCACCAGATTGTATGCAAGTGACCCTTATCTAACACTGGATTACTATGCATCAAGTTGCCCCACCGTGTTTGACATTGTTAGGAAAGAAATGGAATGTGCAGTGCTTTCTGATCCCCGCAATGCAGCCATGATAGTTCGGCTACACTTCCATGACTGCTTTGTTCAG GGCTGCGATGGATCAGTTTTGCTTGATGACACAATCACACTTAAAGGTGAGAAAAACGCCGCTACCAACATCCACTCTTTAAAAGGCTTGGGAATTGTTGATAAGATCAAGAACATAGTTGAATCAGAGTGCCCTGGAATTGTTTCTTGCGCTGATATTCTCACTATTGCAGCCAGAGATGCTGTTATTCTG GTAGGTGGACCTTACTGGGATGTTCCTGTGGGAAGGAAGGATTCTGTCACTGCAAATTTTGATCTTGCCAACACCAATCTTGCCACTCCAGATGAGAGCCTTCTGTCTATCATTGCCAAGTTTCTTTACCAAGGACTATCTGTCACGGATATGGTAGCCCTTGCAG GAGCCCACACCATTGGCATGGCACAGTGTAAGAATTTCCGGTCAAGAATTTACGGAGACTTTGAATCAACTTCAATGAAAAATCCAATCTCTGAGAGTCACCTCAGCAACTTAAAATCTGTTTGTCCACCTATGGGGGGAGGAGACAATAACATAACAGCAATGGACTACATGACACCTAATCTCTTTGACAATTCTTTCTACCAATTACTACTAAATGGGGAGGGACTTCTCAACTCAGACCAAGAAATGTACTCAAGTGTGTTTGGAATTGAAACTAGACAGCTTGTGAAGAAGTATGCAGCAGACCCTCTTGCTTTTTTCCGACAATTCTCGGAGTCAATGGTGAAAATGGGAAATATCACAAACTCAGAAAGCTTCTTCACAGGGGAAGTTAGGAAGAACTGCAGATTTGTGAACACATAG